From the genome of Salvia splendens isolate huo1 chromosome 7, SspV2, whole genome shotgun sequence:
ATGCCCACTGCACTTGCACATGTCACACCACAAACCTCCCACTGCTCTCAGTCGATATTATGATTCCCATGTTTCTTTGTCCATCTTTACGCCTTTAATCATGTTATTACAACATTTTTAAACTAATGCATCGTCATTTAACACATCTTGTGCTGAAAAGGAAGTACTAGAAAATATTACCCTTTAAATGTGAGTATATACGAATATTGAGAGAAATCgatacctttttcctttttggttctatcatggagtagtattttattcaAGCCGTTTTCTTGTCTTGGATCCTGTCTTAATAGAGTAAAGTATGTCCCATATAGTGGCCGCATCTTTAGGAATGTAGGTTGGGCTTTCCATAATTGCTGTTTGTTTTCGCTAATCATAATAATGACTCTAATTTGACCGAGCAAATCCTGGTCCtttatttttccaaatttttcttttttcgatcTTTTAAAAACTTGGGATTATTCAATCTGTGGTTGTGAGTTGTGATGGTTGGTGGCCTGCTTTTGGTGGGTTTTATTTTGGTTACATTTGGTGGGGTTTATTGTTTATTGATGGCTGCTTAAATTAATGGATTGCTGAGCTGTGAGAATAATGATAATCTCTGATGTTTCTGAAGTGAACTCAAAATTGACATGATGGTAGCCCTCTGGCTTTATTGTTTAGAGGGGGAGAATgaatttgaattgaattgatgCCTTTATTGGAGAAAAGGGAGGAGTTTTCTTGAAGAAAAGCCTTTTACCGACTGATGGCTCCTCCTGGGAAAACTTCTGGATTCCATCGTGAAGGAGATCACTggtaactctctctctctctctctctccaattgtTTATTCTTGATCACTGAGAGCTCCAAACCTCCCTGGCTGACTCTTTCTGTAATTACTCGAGCAATTTAATGTGTGAAGTCTTGTTATTTACTACTACACTATAATTCATCATATGCAGgtgacatttttttttctggggTATTTTATAATCACCAAATATTAacaaaatcagagttttgaaagTACGGTTAGAGATAATCACTCtaaacaaacaaaaaggaaaCAGAATTATTGTTGGACGAATGATAGAGGTAACAAGCTCAAGAAAGGATTGCACTGTAATAGATATCATCGAGTTAGGATTAGCGGAATGCGTAAGTCGATTTAATCACAGTCAAATTAAGCATCATGCAATCAATGGTTCTGTGTCTCTAAGGCAGGGTCGTCTTTTGTATTTGTTAACTTCGTTGAGATTTTGGCCAATAAAAGCTAAGTGGACTAGTTACACCTGATTCAGTGGCATTTTGGCAATGTTCTTGTGGTTTAACCTATTACTATTTCTCAAAGCGGCGGCAATCATAAATTGTCTAACTATGAGATTGTATGCACTGCATCAGTTTCACCCTTTGTGAACTCTTATGGTTTTCAGTTTGTTCTGGTTGAGCATAATCATGTACATTCCTCACTAGGAGCATGTATGTGAAATTATTCAGCTTATACCTTTCTTTCAGTCTATAGGATTGTGTATTATTATATGAAAAATGCTGGCCTTTCTTGTTGCTATTTGGATGATAGTATGATCCTAGTGGAAGAAATGTACATGTATGCTGAATAATGATTCTTCTAGCATGTGATATGGAGGGGGTAGGCTATTCGATAGTCAATTTGAGTGAGTTTTGTGGCTAAAATGTACATCGGGTAGTATCGGATGAGTTAATCGTCAAATCAGGTCTTCCTCTGTATACCATTCTATCATACTTCAGTTTCTTTCAAAAATTGACTACCTTATCCTGTGTATCATAACTTTTGTGAAACGATGAAGGCTGTGGCAAgcataataaaatatacttGTTCTTAGCCTGGCATTTTCATCTGTATAAAAAATGTCTTGTATTAGCTTGTATCGTTTTTATTTTCTAAGAAGATGCAATTGATGTGAAATGTTCTCACTATGAATTCTTTTTCTGTCAGGTACTACATTTCAAGTTTGCAAAGTGATATAACAGTAGTGGTGGATGAAGTAAAGTTCCATCTTCACAAggtatctttatttatttattttggagagCCATTGACAAGTATCTTGCTTATAGGTTGGCATTGGATGTGCAAAGAAAACTAGTTCTTCTTTTCCTATTTGTTTATATGCTAGTATCTTATACTAAGAATATCAGGAAACATGTGTGTGTTTCTTTAGAATCATATTTCGTGGATTTTGATTTACTTAACCACAATCATTTGGGTAGCATCTTTTGGCAGCCTAGGCTTCTATTGAGAACTCTCTTCTGTGCAATATTATATTTGGACTCTAATAGAAGTGTATATGCTCCAGTTTCCTCTTATTTCAAGATGTGGGAAGATAGCAACTATCTTTGAAGATTGTGAAAGTTCCACTGATATGACATTGACAGTACCTCTTGAAGAGTTTCCAGGTGGTGCCGAAACGTTTTCCATTGTGGTCAAATTCTGCTATGGTGGGAGGGTAGATTTCACACCCAAGAACATAGTAATTTTGTACTGTGCTGCAGGTTATCTTTCGATGACTGATGATTATGGTGAAGACAATTTATTGTCCAAGTCAGAAAGTTATTTCCATAAGCATATCTTAAAAGACTGGAAGGATTGCATTTTGGCTCTCCAGAGCTGTGAACTAGTTATTCCAAGAGCAGACAAACTTCAAATTATAAGTAGATGTATCAATGCATTGTCTGTAATGATCTGTACGGATCCCTCATTGTTTGGATGGCCTATGATGATGTATGGTAGCCTACAAAGTCCTGGTGGGAGCATTCTGTGGAACGGGATAAATACCGGTGCAAAGATCCATAGTAATGAATCCAACTGGTGGTTTGAGGATGTATCATATCTCTGTGTCGAGTTGTTTGAGAGGCTGATTCAGACAATGGAAGCCAAAGGAATAAGTCTGGAGAATTTAGCACGCTCCATAATGTATTATTGTAAAAAGTATCTTCCAGGGTTGGGCCGATGGCAGGGAGGACAGAGTGGTCTGTCGAGGACAGTAGCTAGTTTCAGCATGACACCTGCTAATGTCAATCAAGATGCTCTTTTGCGAAGTGTTATCAAACTGCTGCCCGAGAAGAAGGGAAAATCTTTTTGCCGTTTTCTGCTGGGACTTTTACGTGTTGCGTTGATCTTGGGGGTTAACAATACATGCCAGGATTCTCTGGAAAGGAGAATAGGCATACAGCTCGATTTGGCAACCCTGGATGGTCTACTGATACCTAACTATTCTGATTCTGATACTTTATACAACACCGATTGTGTTGAAAGGATGATTCGCCATTTTGTATCCTCTGAGCCGAGTGCAGCTTCAATATCTCCATTATCAGCCGACCTTGACACATCACCATCATCTGGGCGTTTCAAGAGAGTTGCGAAATTGATAGATAATTATGTGGCAGAGGTTGCTTCCGATGTAAACTTGAAACCTGGAAAATTACGTGCACTCGCAGAAGCATTGCCAGAATCTTTGAGATCTTTGCACGATGGGCTATACCGAGCACTGGATATATACATTAAGGTTTGAATGACCTCCTTGGCATAGTTATATGTTTCTTTGTGTTCATTTAGGTTAGAAATTTCGTCTGTTCTTGTTTCTCCAGTAAGGAGTTATGCCCCTTTCCGGTATGTCTAATTTCTTGAAAAATGTTCGTGAAATTCTGCAGGCACATCCCTGGCTTTCGGATAAAGAGCGGGAGCAGCTCTGCAACATTATTGATTTTCAGAAACTCTCGATCGATGCTTGCGCACACGCATCTCAAAACGAGAGGCTTCCACTCAGAATCGTACTACAAGTCTTGTTCTTCGAGCAGATGCAACTGCGGACGGCCTTAGCTGGCTGCCTAAATGTTCTCGATGCTGAAAGTGCCCCCACAGCTTCTCTGGCCATTCCTAACGAAGCTGCTGGGCAAAGGGCCCATCGAGATGGATGGGTAACAGTCGTTCGTGAGAACCAGGTGCTGAAAGTAGATATGGAACGGATGAGGTCTAGAGTTGGTGAACTAGAAGAAGAGTTCAGTAAAATCAAGGAAGAGATGAAAAAGGCAACCAAGTCAAACAGTTACATTAGCTCTCCACGCCTTGTTCCTAGAGGGACTGGATGCAAACTACTTCCTCAGGCTTCAGATGCCCAACAAGATGTCGTTGGGAGTGGGACACCAACTCCAAGAGCATCAGTCGAGCAGGCACGACCATCCATCAAGAACCCTAGACATAGAAAAAGCTTCTCCCAGTTTTGAGTATTTAGACGTCTGTATATCTTGATTCGTGCTCTGACAAAGCTGGGCAAGACTGCTTTACTTGCAGCGAACGGGCAGCCATGGGAGTAGGGGCTTGTCAATCACAAGGTGGTAAGCTCGGTTTCTTTCTCTTGCAGTGCGTGAAGCAAATGTTGAGAAGACAGTGTTTGTCCATAGTTTGGAGAAGGTAAAAAAGCTTCTTTAGACATAGCAAGACATAGCTTTAGATGGTGAACTGGGCTGGGGAAAAAATTCTAGCAGATGAGTTTtaccttaattttttttatgtaacaATGCAGTCAATGATATCGAGTTTTAAACTACCTACTAGAGTTTTTTCCCCG
Proteins encoded in this window:
- the LOC121811083 gene encoding BTB/POZ domain-containing protein At3g44820-like isoform X1, which codes for MAPPGKTSGFHREGDHWYYISSLQSDITVVVDEVKFHLHKFPLISRCGKIATIFEDCESSTDMTLTVPLEEFPGGAETFSIVVKFCYGGRVDFTPKNIVILYCAAGYLSMTDDYGEDNLLSKSESYFHKHILKDWKDCILALQSCELVIPRADKLQIISRCINALSVMICTDPSLFGWPMMMYGSLQSPGGSILWNGINTGAKIHSNESNWWFEDVSYLCVELFERLIQTMEAKGISLENLARSIMYYCKKYLPGLGRWQGGQSGLSRTVASFSMTPANVNQDALLRSVIKLLPEKKGKSFCRFLLGLLRVALILGVNNTCQDSLERRIGIQLDLATLDGLLIPNYSDSDTLYNTDCVERMIRHFVSSEPSAASISPLSADLDTSPSSGRFKRVAKLIDNYVAEVASDVNLKPGKLRALAEALPESLRSLHDGLYRALDIYIKAHPWLSDKEREQLCNIIDFQKLSIDACAHASQNERLPLRIVLQVLFFEQMQLRTALAGCLNVLDAESAPTASLAIPNEAAGQRAHRDGWVTVVRENQVLKVDMERMRSRVGELEEEFSKIKEEMKKATKSNSYISSPRLVPRGTGCKLLPQASDAQQDVVGSGTPTPRASVEQARPSIKNPRHRKSFSQF
- the LOC121811083 gene encoding BTB/POZ domain-containing protein At3g44820-like isoform X2, producing the protein MAPPGKTSGFHREGDHWYYISSLQSDITVVVDEVKFHLHKFPLISRCGKIATIFEDCESSTDMTLTVPLEEFPGYLSMTDDYGEDNLLSKSESYFHKHILKDWKDCILALQSCELVIPRADKLQIISRCINALSVMICTDPSLFGWPMMMYGSLQSPGGSILWNGINTGAKIHSNESNWWFEDVSYLCVELFERLIQTMEAKGISLENLARSIMYYCKKYLPGLGRWQGGQSGLSRTVASFSMTPANVNQDALLRSVIKLLPEKKGKSFCRFLLGLLRVALILGVNNTCQDSLERRIGIQLDLATLDGLLIPNYSDSDTLYNTDCVERMIRHFVSSEPSAASISPLSADLDTSPSSGRFKRVAKLIDNYVAEVASDVNLKPGKLRALAEALPESLRSLHDGLYRALDIYIKAHPWLSDKEREQLCNIIDFQKLSIDACAHASQNERLPLRIVLQVLFFEQMQLRTALAGCLNVLDAESAPTASLAIPNEAAGQRAHRDGWVTVVRENQVLKVDMERMRSRVGELEEEFSKIKEEMKKATKSNSYISSPRLVPRGTGCKLLPQASDAQQDVVGSGTPTPRASVEQARPSIKNPRHRKSFSQF